The Bombina bombina isolate aBomBom1 chromosome 9, aBomBom1.pri, whole genome shotgun sequence sequence caactaccataataaacctattaacccctacaccgccggcctcccacatcgcaacacactcaattaaactattaacccctaaacctaatatcccttaattttaataacatttacaatataactatctttaaataacaaaaaacttacgtgtgaataaaaaaaaactaagtttaaactataaagtcatttaacattactattttaaaacaataaaattaacgaacaataaaaaaaactaaattacaataggatgagagctactgaaatcctattggctgatttgaacagccaataggatttcagtagctctcatcctattggctgatttaaaaatgtcagccaataggaatgcaaggtaccccatttttaaacatgtaccttgcattcaagcttcagtgtacggtggtgatcgtatgaagaggatcctccacgctggatgtccccACCGCCAGCAATGATGCTCcatgcctccacagctccgcgccaccgggatgaagataggagatgctccCGCAAATTAATGAatgtgtcaccgcctggatgaagacttctcactgcctggatgaagatggatgtccagacttcaggaactgtgagtagattttctgggtttagtgttagtttcttttttatttttttttaataataatgactagtatttatatagtgcctttctcccagtgggactcaaaatgctttttcagcgctcgctcttggaattaaccaaatcggcagctgaatagtaatagtagttgttattattacccaatttaattgtactcattttatcaacctcggaaggaggaAGGGTTGAGTCGGCCCTGCCAGGACTTgaaccttggatcttttaaacaggctttttttttatagtcagggcatttaccaactgagctaactcacaggtctttttgtgtgggtttattttttaaattaggtatgggcagtaaaagagctgaatgcccttttaagggcaatgcccatacaaatgcccctttaggagcaattggtatcttaggttttttttagacttagtttttttatttgggaggggttactgttagggggactttgtaattttttatgtaaaagagctgtttaacttaaggcaatgccctacaaaaggccctttttaagagctattggtagtttattgttaggttaaggggtggttttattttggacggcttttttgtttttataggggtattagattaggtgtcatttttattattttggatgattttgtttattttttttaatcctagagttttttatttttcgtaattttagagtttttatttttttgcaaagtaattttttaaattttttcgtagtgttagaatgtttttaatttttaatttagtctttttatttttcgttaattttattgttttaaatagtaatgttaggttactttatagtttaaacttagttttcttttatttcacaggtaagtttttatttatttaaaaatagttatattgtaaattttatttaaaatcggggggggggggtattaggtttaggggttaatagtttaatttagtgtgttgcgatgtgggggggctggcggtttaagggttaataggtttacgatagtagttgcaatgttggggtccggaggtttaggggttaataggtttattatagtagttgcgatgtggggagctagtggtttaggggttaataggtttataatagtagttgcgatgtggggggctggcggtttaggggttaataggtttattatagtagttgcgatgtggggggctggcggtttaggggttaataggtttattatagtagtagcgatgtggggaggtggcggtttaggggtacatcattttatttagtgtcggcgatgtcgggggtggcagattaggggtatttagactagggggttatgttagggtgttaggctttaACATAactttgttttccccatagacatcaatggggttgcgttgcgGAAATCCccattccacgatcacaggtgttagtttttttctgacactttctcccatttgacgtctatgggggaaagcgtgcacgagtacgtcaagtCAGGCcctgggttttgtgcggtatgaagcttatcgtaccataccgcacaacaagagaaggtttttcagtaacttgtaatggcagcgctatggaaagtgcgataccgctcatttttttgtgttatttacgcacccggtatagcgcaaaacttgtattcTTGGTGTGTGTTAGTTAGAAGACAGCTGACCTGAGATGGGCAACAAGCAACACAAAACCTAACTATGCCACCGATCTAATTCTCAGTTTATCTGCTCTATAGGGTTTAACTGAACATGATGTGAGGCGCAACTCAAGAGATGTCTTCATACTGTTGAGTGGTGACTTCCTGAAAGTGCCCAAAGTGTTCCATTATCAGCTCACAAATAAACATTTGCTTCAGTTCTTGGGAATTTCTCTCCTCCTTGGGACAGATATTATATAGCGCTGTCCTCTTTCTATGACCTGACCATGAGTTTTTAGGTTTAGTTTTGCTAAATGAGTAGCAGAGCTGGGTTATGTCACCAGGAGAACCATATTTAGTTAAACATCTAGGATGTAGTAATGGCGAGTACAGTTCTACAATTCTCCAGATTAttctttcaaaataaataaatattcactaTGTCCCATTTATAATTTTGAGGATGAAAACCACATGGTCCATGTTAAAAGATGTCATTGTTCTGTGCCCATAAATATGCCATAGAGTTAACAATGTTTATATATGGAAATGGTTTACTTGGCACCAGGACACGCCTTGCCTATCAGGTGTCTCTGTCTGTATCACAGGGTATATCCAGGCCTGCCGGGGGCTGCTCATAGCTGCGGTCAGTCTGGGATTTTTTGGATCAATCTTTGCTCTTGTTGGGATGAAATGTACCAAGATTGGTGGCTCAGAAACCACAAAATCCAAAATCACCTGCTTCTCTGGCCTGCTTTACATCTTGTGTGGTGAGTATATAAATAtgttagtgtgtgcatgtatgtatgtatagatagatagacagacagataatatgtgtatatgagtgtgtctatgtatgtgtgtgtgtatatatgtgtgtatatatgtatgtgtgtgtctatgtatgtgtgtgtatatgtgtgtgtgtgtatatatgtacagtatgtgtgtatatgtgtgtgtatatatgtatgtgtgtgtgtatatgtgtgtgtctatgtatgtgtgtatatgtgtgtgtgtgtgtatatatgtacagtatgtgtgtgtatatatgtatgtgtgtgtctatgtatgtgtgtgtatatatgtacagtatgtgtgtgtatatgtgtgtgtatatatgtatgtgtgtgtctatgtatgtgtgtgtgtctatatgtacagtatgtgtgtatatgtgtgtgtctatgtatgtgcgtgtatgtgtgtgtgtgtgtatatgtattatgtgtgtacttaaggctatgtgtgtgtcagtgtgtactgtatatgtattctgTGTgtactttttgtgtgtgtgtgtgtactgtatatgtattctgTGTATACTTAagggtatgtgtgtgagtgtgtattgtatatgcATTCTGTGTATACTTAagggtatgtgtgtgagtgtgtattgtatatgtattctGTGTGTACTTTATGGGTATgtgttttttgtatatgtattctgTGTGTACCTCAtgggtatgtgtgtgagtgtgtattgcaTATGCATTCTGTGTGTACTTAagggtatgtgtgtgagtgagtattgtATATGTATTCTGTGTGTACTTTAtgggtatgtgtgtgagtgtgtattgtatatgtattctGTGTGTACTTAagggtatgtgtgtgagtgtgtattgtatatgtattctGTGTGTACTTTATGAGTATGTGTTTATTGTATATGTATTCTGTGTGTACCTCAtgggtatgtgtgtgagtgtgtattgcaTATGTATTCTGTGTGTACTTAagggtatgtgtgtgagtgagtactGTATATGTATTCTGTGTGTACTTTAtgggtatgtgtgtgagtgtgtattgtatatgtattctGTGTGTACTTATGGGTATGTGTGTGAatttgtattgtatatgtattCTGTGTGTACtttatgggtatgtgtgtgtgtgtattgtatatgtattctGTGTGTACTTTAtgggtatgtgtgtgagtgtgtattgtatatgtattctGTGTGTACTTATGGGTATGTGTGTGAatttgtattgtatatgtattCTGTGTGTACTTTAtgggtatgtgtgtgagtgtgtattgtatatgtattctGTGTGTACTTTATGAGTATGTGTTTATTGTATATGTATTCTGTGTGTACCTCAtgggtatgtgtgtgagtgtgtattgcaTATGTATTCTGTGTGTACTTAagggtatgtgtgtgagtgagtattgtATATGTATTCTGTGTGTACTTTAtgggtatgtgtgtgagtgtgtattgtatatgtattctGTGTGTACTTTATGGGTATGTGTGTGAatttgtattgtatatgtattCTGTGTGTACtttatgggtatgtgtgtgtgtgtattgtatatgtattctGTGTGTACTTATGGGTATGTGTGTGAatttgtattgtatatgtattCTGTGTTGCTGACAATCCTTGACTGGATGTCACCAGGGTATAATGATCCCATATGCTTGTGTTCTAGGTATCTGTGCCTTGACTGGGGTGTCACTTTATGCCCACAAAATAACCTCAGAATTCTTTGACCCAACATTTCTGGAGCAGAAGTGAGTGAATATATATTGTGAAGAAAGCCATAGCCAGTTGATGGTTCATCGAAAACACTGTCTAACTTAACACTTGGGGACAAACTGGTGCCTTTGATTGCTTTGTATCTGCTCATTTGCTAAACTCGGTGTTGCACTTACTTACAGGTGGTGCATTCATGCTGTGCAGAGCCAATGGACTTTGTGTGTTTGGTTCCATGTGTATTTATAACTTtgtgctatcttaaagggacatagaccaTCTTGCAAGTACAATGTTTTTGTGCAGTGATGCAATAAATGAACATATTTTCTGAATACAGTTGTACTTTATTGGCCAAACTCCCCTCACCACTAGGGACTTGCTACTGAAGTAGATGAGTttgtcactgtcattttgttagacaaatgtgcattgttttgcagtataatAATGTATGTGCAGAGGGTATAACAAAAAGTTTTACTactcattaataaatattttatataacaatatcaacatatctcatatccctttaatgaagaatTGTTTGAATATTTTTCTTTCAGTTGATCAGATCTCACAAACTTGTTCCCGTTGTTACTAGATGTCTCTGATCTAGGACTTTTGTTACTTGTGTTCTGTAGGTATGAACTGGGAGCCGCACTCTTTATCGGTTGGGGAGGATCCTCTCTCAGTGTCATTGGAGGATGTGTTCTCTGCTTCTCCTTAAGTGACAACATCAGGGCCCCCAGGTACCCAGAAAATCCAGTTATTAAATTAATAGTGAGGATACTAGTGGTTAATTGTGTTTTGTCCATACTAAGGTTGGATTATATAGTCATAACAACTCAAAGCCAATATGTTAACGCGCTAACACTGAGAATGGGTTAAGAGATCAATAGCGACAATAATCTGCACTGTAGCTGAGAATGGGTTAATATATCAATAGTGAGGGTACTGACAGCTGCACTGTAGATGAGCATGGGTTTGTTCTCACTGGTGATTGATTGACCTGTATATTAAGGACAGTGCTAGGTTAGTGATTGGCTGTTAACAGTTATTGGTTGATATATTAATAGTGAAGGCAGTACTAGGTTAGTGATCTACTGATGTGTTGTTGATGGTGAGCGTGCTAGGTTAGTGATCTACGGATGTGTTGTTGATGGTGAGGGTACTAGGTTAGTGATCT is a genomic window containing:
- the LOC128639704 gene encoding claudin-10-like; protein product: MSHMASEIIAFMLAVSGWVLISSTLPTDYWKVSSIDGTVITTATFWSNLWKTCVTDSTGVSNCKDFPSMLALEGYIQACRGLLIAAVSLGFFGSIFALVGMKCTKIGGSETTKSKITCFSGLLYILCGICALTGVSLYAHKITSEFFDPTFLEQKYELGAALFIGWGGSSLSVIGGCVLCFSLSDNIRAPRVNYSYNGVTSVRSARTHLADTSNGRGAQRGIPRHFDKNAYV